One segment of Moorella sp. E308F DNA contains the following:
- a CDS encoding flagellar basal body-associated FliL family protein, with protein MPPRDEAEKKEKQGRPWLTIALLLVILLLSGGYFYYFFFGGSKGVTAAAPAGKQASVIMQKMSLEPIVVNLADPGLRRYLRAKITLEYSDARLTTELNEKLYRIRDTLISVLRSKKTDDLQNEDALKRELLTAINAQLIGGQVQGLYFEEFIIQ; from the coding sequence ATGCCCCCCAGAGACGAAGCAGAAAAAAAAGAGAAGCAGGGCCGGCCATGGTTAACCATTGCTTTGCTTCTGGTAATCCTCCTTTTGAGCGGGGGTTACTTTTACTACTTTTTTTTCGGCGGCAGCAAGGGCGTGACAGCAGCGGCACCGGCCGGCAAACAGGCGTCGGTAATTATGCAGAAAATGAGCCTGGAGCCCATTGTTGTCAACCTGGCCGATCCGGGCCTGCGCCGCTACCTGCGGGCGAAGATTACCCTGGAGTATAGTGATGCAAGATTGACTACAGAACTCAATGAAAAACTCTACCGCATCCGCGATACCCTTATTTCGGTGCTGCGCAGCAAAAAGACCGATGACCTGCAAAATGAGGACGCCCTGAAGCGGGAACTTTTGACGGCCATTAATGCGCAGCTTATTGGCGGACAGGTTCAGGGTCTTTATTTTGAGGAATTTATCATCCAGTAG
- the fliN gene encoding flagellar motor switch protein FliN, translating to MPLTDEEIQKLLEAMAAGEDRPRIEKARFAPLQPAPVARVKASFDRIADVPLRLVAELGRTRLAVKEILELKEGSVITLNKLAGEAVEVRVNGIPLATGEVVVINDAFGVRINNLADVKEEGQD from the coding sequence ATGCCTTTGACGGACGAGGAGATCCAGAAACTTTTAGAGGCCATGGCTGCCGGCGAGGACCGGCCGCGCATTGAAAAGGCCCGCTTTGCCCCCCTGCAGCCGGCCCCGGTAGCCAGGGTAAAGGCCAGCTTTGACCGCATCGCTGATGTTCCTTTACGCCTGGTGGCGGAACTGGGCCGGACGCGCCTGGCGGTTAAAGAGATCCTTGAGCTGAAGGAAGGGTCCGTTATCACCCTCAACAAGCTGGCCGGCGAGGCGGTGGAGGTCCGGGTCAATGGTATCCCGCTGGCCACGGGAGAGGTGGTGGTGATTAACGATGCCTTTGGCGTCAGGATCAACAACCTGGCAGACGTAAAGGAAGAAGGGCAGGACTAG
- a CDS encoding FliO/MopB family protein, whose amino-acid sequence MDRDFVLALLRLVIFLPLVLGLAYATVRLGLGRAAGRAVGPGQLELVERLPLNSKSGLAVVRCGDRHFLVGLGEGAPVLLAELPDYPTVTATAGEVAVYPLQSLVEKEKETFNPPGPRGLLTTWLSTWQRFRGHGD is encoded by the coding sequence ATGGATCGCGATTTTGTCCTGGCTTTGCTGCGGTTGGTAATCTTTTTACCCCTGGTCCTGGGCCTGGCCTATGCCACGGTCCGCTTGGGCCTGGGCCGGGCTGCGGGAAGGGCCGTGGGGCCGGGACAGCTGGAACTGGTTGAAAGACTCCCTTTAAACAGTAAAAGCGGCCTGGCGGTAGTCCGCTGCGGCGACAGGCATTTCCTGGTCGGCCTGGGGGAAGGCGCCCCGGTTTTACTGGCAGAGCTGCCTGATTACCCGACGGTGACAGCGACGGCGGGGGAAGTAGCGGTGTACCCCCTTCAGTCCCTGGTGGAAAAGGAAAAGGAAACTTTTAACCCACCGGGTCCAAGGGGATTATTAACCACATGGTTGTCAACCTGGCAGAGGTTCAGGGGCCATGGAGATTAA
- the fliP gene encoding flagellar type III secretion system pore protein FliP (The bacterial flagellar biogenesis protein FliP forms a type III secretion system (T3SS)-type pore required for flagellar assembly.), translating to MEINSLIQATDPRQLVDTVRILVLLTVLALVPAILLLMTSFTRIIIVLSFVRSALATQQTPPNQVLIGLALFLTFFIMAPVYNQVKTQAIDPYLAGQITQEQALAAGAKPVREFMYRQTREKDLALFVRMSGMPQPRTRDDVPMHVLIPAFIISELKTAFQMGFLIYIPFLIIDLVIASTLMAMGMFMVPPVMISLPFKLMLFVLVDGWYLVVKSLLESF from the coding sequence ATGGAGATTAACAGTTTAATCCAGGCCACCGATCCCCGGCAGCTGGTGGATACCGTCAGAATCCTGGTCCTGCTGACGGTACTGGCCCTGGTGCCGGCCATCCTGCTGCTCATGACCTCTTTTACCCGGATTATCATTGTCCTGTCTTTCGTGCGCAGCGCCCTGGCCACCCAGCAAACACCGCCCAACCAGGTGCTGATCGGCCTGGCCCTGTTCTTGACCTTCTTTATCATGGCGCCGGTATATAACCAGGTCAAGACCCAGGCTATTGACCCGTACCTGGCCGGGCAGATCACCCAGGAGCAGGCCCTGGCAGCCGGGGCCAAACCGGTGCGGGAATTCATGTACCGCCAAACGCGGGAAAAAGACCTGGCCTTATTTGTCCGTATGTCGGGCATGCCCCAGCCCCGCACCCGTGACGACGTGCCCATGCACGTCCTTATCCCGGCCTTTATCATCAGCGAGCTGAAGACAGCCTTCCAGATGGGCTTTTTGATCTACATCCCTTTTCTGATTATCGACCTGGTAATTGCCAGCACCCTGATGGCCATGGGTATGTTTATGGTACCGCCGGTGATGATCTCCTTACCCTTTAAACTCATGCTTTTTGTCCTGGTCGACGGCTGGTACCTGGTAGTAAAATCCCTGCTGGAGAGCTTTTAG
- the fliQ gene encoding flagellar biosynthesis protein FliQ has protein sequence MTQEFVIHLAREALTTALLLAAPALGLSLIVGVGISILQATTQIQEQTLTFVPKIVAVILGMLLLGSWMLNTLIQFTTGIFGNLGSLVK, from the coding sequence ATGACCCAGGAGTTTGTCATTCACCTGGCCCGGGAGGCCCTGACCACCGCCCTGCTGCTGGCGGCCCCGGCCCTGGGCTTGAGCCTGATCGTAGGGGTGGGGATCAGCATCCTCCAGGCCACCACCCAGATCCAGGAGCAGACCCTGACCTTTGTACCCAAGATTGTCGCCGTCATCCTGGGGATGCTTCTCCTGGGCTCGTGGATGCTCAATACTCTAATCCAGTTCACCACCGGGATCTTCGGCAACTTGGGAAGTTTAGTAAAGTAG
- the fliR gene encoding flagellar biosynthetic protein FliR, giving the protein MSYLNQAEFFFLVLVRVTSFFVTAPFFGIRGVPALVKAGLGLLVAMLLFPVLPAGQPAFTSAGNYALAVLNEALAGLALGYLANLIFSAIQVAGQLLDLHMGLGMASLFDPQNAATTTIMGQFFAILGLLLFFQLDGHHTLLLALQESFRLLPLGGVHFDGNIIWTVVKLFSGMFSLAVRIAVPVIVVLLIADLALSLIARTVPQLNVFILGFPLKIGLGLLVLIAILPLLATVFRNLFSQMEHDLALLLRGWLR; this is encoded by the coding sequence ATGAGCTACCTAAACCAGGCAGAGTTTTTTTTCCTGGTCCTGGTGCGGGTCACATCATTTTTTGTGACAGCGCCTTTCTTTGGCATTCGCGGCGTCCCGGCCCTGGTGAAGGCCGGTCTGGGGCTGCTGGTAGCTATGCTTCTGTTTCCTGTGCTGCCGGCCGGGCAGCCGGCCTTTACCAGCGCCGGGAACTATGCCCTGGCCGTCTTAAACGAGGCCTTGGCCGGTCTGGCCCTGGGCTACCTGGCCAACCTGATCTTCAGCGCCATCCAGGTGGCCGGGCAGCTCCTGGACCTTCATATGGGCCTGGGGATGGCCAGCCTCTTTGACCCTCAAAATGCGGCTACAACTACCATAATGGGCCAGTTCTTTGCCATCCTGGGTTTGCTCCTGTTCTTCCAGCTGGACGGCCACCACACCCTGCTCCTGGCCCTGCAGGAAAGCTTCCGTCTCCTGCCCCTGGGGGGAGTGCATTTTGACGGTAATATCATCTGGACCGTGGTCAAGCTTTTTAGCGGTATGTTCAGCCTGGCGGTGCGCATCGCGGTCCCGGTAATCGTGGTTCTCCTCATTGCCGACCTGGCCTTAAGTTTAATTGCCAGGACGGTGCCCCAGCTGAATGTCTTTATCCTGGGATTTCCTTTGAAAATAGGCCTGGGGCTCCTGGTCTTAATCGCCATTTTGCCTTTACTGGCAACAGTGTTTCGAAATCTTTTCAGCCAGATGGAACATGACCTGGCCCTGTTACTGCGGGGTTGGCTCCGTTGA
- the flhB gene encoding flagellar biosynthesis protein FlhB encodes MEGKIDLQLFAEEKTEEATPHRLQEVRRKGQVARSNDLSAALVLLVSIICLYWRREAFYLEMAGLMSSAFQEGWKQELDGATLIAIFSHFAFKVGLLLAPLLLLAAVVGLVANFAQTGFIFSLEPIRPRLENLDPVKGLQRFFSRRALMELVKSLGKVVVVSLVVWTLVKGQFNRLLMTVDMSLPAALELVGQLLYRVGLGALAVFLSLAAADYIFQRREFQRNLRMTRQEVKEEMKQMEGDPLVRSRLREKQRRLARHRMMHAVPEATVVITNPIHLAVALRYRETEGAPRVVAKGAGSIAERIKAVARRHNIPIVANPPVARALYRQVELGQEIPVALYQAVAEILAQIYRLRGRI; translated from the coding sequence ATGGAAGGCAAAATAGACCTGCAGCTCTTTGCTGAAGAAAAGACTGAGGAGGCTACGCCCCACCGCCTTCAGGAGGTGCGCCGCAAAGGCCAGGTTGCCCGGAGCAACGACCTGAGCGCCGCCCTGGTCCTTTTGGTGAGCATCATCTGTCTCTACTGGCGCCGGGAAGCCTTTTACCTGGAGATGGCCGGCCTTATGAGCAGTGCTTTTCAGGAGGGTTGGAAGCAGGAGCTGGATGGGGCAACCCTGATAGCCATCTTCAGCCACTTTGCTTTTAAGGTGGGCCTTCTCCTGGCTCCCCTGCTACTACTGGCGGCAGTTGTGGGCCTAGTGGCCAATTTTGCCCAGACGGGGTTCATTTTTTCCCTGGAACCCATAAGGCCGCGCCTGGAGAACCTGGACCCGGTGAAAGGGTTGCAGCGGTTCTTTTCCCGCCGCGCCCTCATGGAGCTGGTTAAGAGCCTGGGCAAGGTAGTAGTGGTAAGCCTGGTGGTCTGGACCCTGGTCAAGGGGCAGTTTAACCGGTTGTTGATGACCGTCGATATGAGCCTCCCGGCGGCCCTGGAACTGGTGGGCCAGCTCCTCTACCGGGTGGGGCTGGGAGCCCTGGCTGTATTTTTAAGCCTGGCGGCAGCCGACTACATCTTCCAGCGGCGCGAGTTTCAACGTAATTTAAGAATGACCAGGCAGGAAGTAAAGGAAGAAATGAAGCAGATGGAAGGCGACCCCCTGGTCCGCTCGCGTCTGCGGGAGAAACAGAGGCGGCTCGCCCGGCACCGCATGATGCACGCCGTGCCTGAAGCCACCGTGGTTATTACCAACCCTATCCACTTAGCCGTGGCCCTGCGTTACCGGGAAACAGAAGGGGCGCCGCGGGTGGTGGCCAAAGGGGCAGGCAGCATAGCGGAGCGGATCAAGGCCGTAGCCCGCCGGCATAACATCCCCATCGTCGCCAACCCGCCGGTGGCCCGGGCCCTGTACCGCCAGGTGGAACTGGGGCAGGAAATCCCGGTGGCCCTCTACCAGGCGGTGGCGGAGATCCTGGCCCAGATCTACCGGCTGCGGGGGAGGATATAA
- the flhA gene encoding flagellar biosynthesis protein FlhA — protein sequence MAANTGLLGALRRLTPYNDILVAALVLGVVMLIVIPVSPLVMDILLIINLGVSMVILLTTMFVSRSLDFSVFPSLLLVVTLFRLSLNISSTRLILSRADAGHVIETFGSFVVRGNYIVGFVIFLIITIIQFIVITSGAQRVAEVAARFTLDAMPGKQMSIDADLNAGLLTEDEARAKRRELQREADFYGAMDGASKFVRGDVIAGLIITAINILGGLAIGVWQLKMPFMEALHTYTRLTIGDGLVSQLPALMVSTGTGILVTRSGAMDNFGREVIGQLTGFPRIAGLVAAILFLMGLLPGMPHLTFFIMAGGVGYAAYALAREEKMQGQRRQEAVAAQKASQRQPENVLSFFQVDPLEVEIGYGLIPLADETEGGDLLDRLAAVRRQCATEMGIYVRPIRIRDNLQLPPHGYIFKLRGVEAARGEIQPGYLLAMNPAGSDGPPGGIPTREPTFGLPAWWVPATRRQEAELAGFTVVDATTVLITHLTEFIKAHAAELMGRQETRELLDKIKENHPAVVEELVPNLLSVGEIQKVLAGLLQEQVPIRDLVSILEALADAARTSRDPDYLLGAARQALSRTISRQYAREGKLTAITLHPQLEQKLAEAIQPTSQGNFPALTPEEGRELLNRLGRAVEKAATGGVQPVILCSARIRLPLRRLLQRSLPYVPVLAYNELEPSLEIEAVEAVNVV from the coding sequence ATGGCAGCAAATACCGGCCTGCTGGGCGCCTTAAGGCGCCTCACCCCGTACAACGACATCCTGGTGGCGGCCCTGGTCCTGGGGGTAGTCATGCTTATCGTCATTCCCGTCAGCCCCCTGGTCATGGACATCCTGCTTATCATCAACCTGGGCGTCAGCATGGTTATCCTTCTGACAACCATGTTCGTCTCCCGGAGCCTTGACTTTTCCGTCTTTCCGTCCCTTTTGCTGGTGGTGACCCTGTTCCGCCTGTCCCTCAACATCTCTTCCACAAGGCTTATTTTAAGCCGGGCCGATGCCGGTCATGTTATCGAAACCTTCGGCAGCTTTGTCGTTCGGGGGAATTATATCGTCGGCTTTGTCATATTTCTTATCATTACCATCATCCAGTTTATCGTCATAACCAGCGGCGCCCAGCGGGTGGCCGAGGTGGCGGCCCGCTTTACCCTGGACGCCATGCCCGGCAAGCAGATGAGCATCGATGCTGACCTCAATGCCGGCCTGTTAACGGAGGATGAAGCCCGGGCCAAACGGCGGGAACTGCAGCGGGAAGCCGACTTTTACGGTGCCATGGACGGCGCCAGCAAGTTCGTCCGGGGGGATGTCATTGCCGGCCTGATCATTACCGCCATTAACATCCTGGGGGGGCTGGCCATCGGTGTCTGGCAGCTGAAGATGCCCTTTATGGAAGCCCTGCATACCTATACCCGCCTGACCATTGGCGACGGCCTGGTTAGCCAGCTGCCGGCCCTCATGGTTTCCACCGGGACCGGCATCCTGGTGACCCGCTCCGGGGCTATGGACAATTTTGGCAGAGAGGTAATCGGCCAGCTAACGGGCTTTCCCCGTATTGCCGGTCTGGTGGCAGCCATCCTTTTCCTGATGGGCCTTTTGCCGGGGATGCCCCACCTGACCTTTTTTATAATGGCCGGCGGGGTGGGCTATGCCGCCTATGCCCTGGCCAGGGAGGAAAAGATGCAGGGCCAGCGCCGGCAGGAAGCGGTTGCCGCCCAGAAGGCTTCCCAGCGCCAGCCGGAGAATGTTTTGAGCTTTTTCCAGGTGGACCCCCTGGAAGTGGAAATCGGCTACGGCCTGATTCCCCTGGCCGATGAAACAGAAGGTGGCGACCTGCTGGACCGCCTGGCGGCCGTGCGGCGCCAGTGTGCCACCGAGATGGGCATATACGTCAGGCCCATTCGCATCCGGGACAACCTGCAGCTGCCACCCCATGGCTATATCTTCAAACTGCGGGGCGTGGAAGCGGCCCGGGGAGAAATCCAGCCTGGCTATCTTCTGGCCATGAATCCGGCCGGCAGCGACGGACCGCCGGGGGGCATACCTACCCGGGAACCCACCTTTGGCCTGCCGGCCTGGTGGGTACCGGCGACCAGGCGCCAGGAAGCGGAACTGGCCGGTTTCACCGTTGTCGACGCTACTACCGTCCTCATTACCCATTTGACGGAATTTATCAAAGCCCATGCCGCTGAACTCATGGGCCGCCAGGAAACCAGGGAACTCCTGGATAAAATCAAGGAGAATCACCCGGCAGTAGTCGAGGAATTGGTGCCCAATCTCCTGTCGGTAGGTGAGATACAGAAAGTACTGGCCGGCCTGCTCCAGGAACAGGTGCCCATTCGTGACCTGGTTAGTATCCTGGAAGCCCTGGCCGACGCCGCCCGTACCAGCCGGGATCCGGATTACCTTCTCGGGGCGGCGCGCCAGGCCTTGAGCCGCACTATCAGCCGCCAGTATGCCCGGGAGGGTAAGCTCACGGCCATTACCCTCCACCCCCAGCTGGAGCAGAAGCTGGCGGAGGCCATCCAGCCCACCTCCCAGGGTAATTTCCCGGCCCTGACCCCGGAGGAGGGCCGGGAACTTTTGAACAGGCTGGGCCGGGCCGTGGAGAAAGCCGCCACCGGCGGCGTCCAGCCGGTGATCTTATGCTCGGCCAGGATCCGCCTGCCCCTGCGGCGGTTGCTCCAACGTTCTTTACCTTATGTCCCGGTCCTGGCTTATAACGAGCTGGAACCCAGCCTGGAAATTGAGGCCGTAGAGGCGGTGAATGTGGTGTGA
- the flhF gene encoding flagellar biosynthesis protein FlhF, giving the protein MKIKRYLARDMQEAYLAIRRDLGPEAVIVATRRVRQPGLKGFFLPPRMEVTAALEETPARKLPEPAAPAGKTALQAGAGKTVVAPAGSVNPAGGGNNGRHSLEVLQRELAEIKAALNRLVRPGSAPVPEQLLTLRERLLAQELEEELVAFLLNGIEATAGKEIIADVIRTRLADHLSHQVASPSRQRVQAFIGPTGVGKTTTLAKIAARYSLYQEQKVGLITLDTYRIGAVDQLKTYAEIMGLPLEVAMTPRELRASLENLRHCDVVLVDTAGRAPENKAMLAETRGFLEVVPERDVYLVLSCATRRQDLLQAVENFRSLKYNRLIFTKLDETCCPGVMLTVAAAAGVPLAYITTGQDVPDDLEAADPHLLARRIWEAVAEDGPGGQVA; this is encoded by the coding sequence GTGAAGATTAAACGCTATCTTGCCCGTGATATGCAGGAAGCCTACCTGGCCATCCGCCGTGACCTGGGGCCGGAGGCGGTTATTGTGGCCACCCGCCGGGTACGCCAGCCGGGACTAAAGGGCTTTTTCTTGCCCCCCCGCATGGAAGTGACGGCGGCCCTGGAGGAGACGCCGGCAAGGAAACTGCCGGAACCGGCGGCGCCGGCAGGTAAGACGGCGTTACAGGCAGGGGCCGGCAAGACGGTGGTAGCACCGGCCGGGTCGGTCAACCCTGCCGGAGGAGGAAATAACGGCCGTCACAGCCTGGAGGTGCTGCAGCGGGAACTGGCCGAGATTAAAGCCGCCCTGAACCGCCTGGTACGGCCCGGCAGCGCTCCGGTACCGGAACAACTGTTAACCTTAAGGGAGCGCCTGCTGGCCCAGGAGCTGGAGGAGGAGCTGGTGGCCTTCCTTTTAAATGGCATTGAGGCCACCGCCGGGAAAGAGATTATTGCCGATGTCATCCGTACCCGCCTGGCCGACCACTTAAGCCATCAGGTGGCGTCCCCGTCCAGACAGCGGGTTCAGGCCTTTATCGGCCCCACCGGCGTGGGCAAGACAACTACCCTGGCTAAGATAGCGGCCCGCTACAGCCTTTATCAGGAGCAAAAGGTCGGCCTGATAACCCTGGATACTTACCGTATCGGGGCCGTGGATCAGCTCAAGACCTATGCCGAAATTATGGGCCTGCCCCTGGAGGTGGCCATGACGCCGCGGGAGTTGCGTGCATCCCTGGAGAACTTAAGACACTGCGATGTAGTTTTAGTTGATACAGCCGGCCGGGCACCGGAAAACAAAGCTATGCTGGCGGAAACGAGGGGGTTCCTGGAGGTTGTCCCTGAGCGGGACGTATACCTGGTCTTGAGCTGCGCCACCAGGCGCCAGGACCTGCTCCAAGCCGTAGAAAATTTCCGCAGCCTCAAATACAACCGGTTGATTTTCACCAAACTTGACGAAACATGCTGCCCGGGGGTAATGCTCACCGTAGCCGCGGCGGCGGGAGTACCCCTGGCTTATATAACTACCGGCCAGGATGTGCCTGATGACCTGGAAGCGGCCGATCCCCACCTCCTGGCCCGGCGCATCTGGGAAGCGGTGGCTGAAGATGGACCAGGCGGGCAGGTTGCGTAA
- a CDS encoding MinD/ParA family protein has protein sequence MRKLVYRRLEERSRVIAIASGKGGVGKTNIALNLGLILARQGLRTLLFDADLGLANVDILMGLVPRYSLKEVIGGQCTLEEVIIRGPHDLLLVPGASGIQELADLDPPARDRLIHDLAFLATKVDIILVDSGAGISRTVFSFAAAAGEAIVVATPEPTSITDAYGLIKGLQRLKVSMHLIVNRATNKLEGQQAAGRLQGACRRFLQLELPLLGIIPEDSRVGQAVRCQQPFSELFPRCPAARALEEAAAKLQGQELPAGRSQGFWQRLGRLLGR, from the coding sequence TTGCGTAAACTGGTATACAGACGGCTGGAAGAGCGGTCCAGGGTAATTGCCATAGCCAGCGGTAAAGGCGGCGTGGGCAAGACCAATATTGCCTTAAATCTGGGCCTGATCCTGGCCCGCCAGGGTCTGCGGACCCTCCTCTTTGATGCCGACCTGGGCCTGGCCAATGTGGATATCCTCATGGGCCTGGTACCCCGTTACAGCCTGAAAGAAGTCATCGGCGGGCAGTGTACTTTAGAAGAAGTGATTATCCGCGGCCCTCATGACCTGCTCCTGGTGCCGGGGGCCTCCGGTATCCAGGAACTGGCCGACCTGGACCCCCCGGCCCGCGACCGGCTTATTCATGACCTGGCGTTTCTAGCGACTAAGGTGGATATAATCCTGGTCGATTCTGGTGCCGGCATTTCCCGGACGGTTTTCAGCTTTGCAGCTGCCGCCGGAGAAGCCATTGTGGTAGCAACGCCGGAACCTACTTCCATAACCGATGCCTATGGTTTAATCAAAGGGTTGCAGCGTTTAAAAGTAAGCATGCATCTTATCGTTAACAGGGCTACCAATAAGCTGGAGGGGCAGCAGGCCGCCGGGCGACTCCAGGGTGCCTGCCGCCGTTTTTTGCAGCTGGAGCTGCCGCTCCTGGGGATTATTCCCGAGGACTCCCGGGTAGGTCAGGCGGTGCGCTGCCAGCAGCCATTCAGCGAATTGTTTCCCCGTTGCCCGGCGGCCCGGGCCCTGGAAGAAGCCGCCGCCAAACTTCAGGGCCAGGAACTGCCGGCAGGCCGGAGCCAGGGATTCTGGCAGCGCCTGGGCCGTTTGCTGGGAAGATAA
- a CDS encoding flagellar brake protein → MARPNFIMINQPIIIKTPGSKDLRTIIQDTREDGFAVLAPGSDELVLAPGNVVEVACNRQDARYEFTTKVQRYLPGEPPLYYLAYPDDYRRIQARSHVRAKAALEFRYAVWLKDDWPYRPPRPYKKGVTVDISGGGAQLVLRDPVEVGDLLYLELHLPGRRRHMPMRLAGRVKRVAPREIDGVTRYEVGVAFEGISERQEDQIVAFVFQRLLEERRRGERENGS, encoded by the coding sequence ATGGCCAGGCCAAACTTTATTATGATAAATCAACCCATAATCATCAAAACTCCTGGCAGTAAAGATCTCCGCACCATTATTCAGGATACGCGGGAAGACGGCTTTGCCGTCCTTGCTCCGGGGAGTGATGAACTGGTCCTGGCACCGGGGAACGTTGTCGAGGTTGCCTGCAACCGGCAGGATGCCCGTTATGAATTCACTACTAAAGTACAGCGTTACCTGCCGGGAGAGCCCCCCCTTTACTACCTGGCCTACCCGGACGATTATCGGCGCATCCAGGCGCGCTCCCATGTGCGGGCCAAGGCGGCCCTGGAATTTCGTTATGCCGTCTGGCTGAAGGACGACTGGCCCTACCGCCCGCCCCGGCCCTATAAAAAGGGGGTAACGGTAGATATAAGCGGCGGCGGTGCGCAACTGGTCCTCCGGGACCCCGTTGAGGTGGGCGACCTCCTTTACCTGGAACTTCACCTGCCCGGTCGCCGCCGCCATATGCCCATGCGCCTGGCGGGGCGCGTCAAGCGCGTGGCCCCGCGGGAAATAGACGGCGTGACGCGTTATGAAGTTGGTGTGGCCTTTGAGGGTATCAGCGAAAGGCAGGAAGACCAAATCGTTGCCTTTGTTTTCCAGCGGTTGCTAGAAGAAAGGCGCCGGGGAGAGAGAGAAAATGGCAGTTAA
- a CDS encoding sigma-70 family RNA polymerase sigma factor, whose amino-acid sequence MAVKDSAMWAAYLAGKGDAGRRELVLKYLPLVKYHVGRLAVKPPRHLDQEDLVGYGIIGLLEAIDRYDPSRGVNFESFASQRIRGAILDALRQSHWAPRTLVEKLRRVSQVYRRLEQEQGSEVSDAVVAAAAGITVDELKELLERGSQMAVLSLEDFLFDREGEEGSTRGELLADPQSPDPAGRYEQEELRRALIEGLQHLNDKDRLVLTLYYYEGLTLKEIGKILGVSESRVCQLHGRAILNLRRYLADFM is encoded by the coding sequence ATGGCAGTTAAGGATAGCGCCATGTGGGCCGCGTACCTGGCCGGAAAGGGAGATGCCGGGCGCCGGGAACTGGTCCTCAAGTACCTGCCCCTGGTGAAATACCATGTGGGCCGCCTGGCAGTCAAACCGCCGCGGCACCTGGACCAGGAAGACCTGGTTGGTTATGGCATAATCGGGTTGCTGGAGGCCATTGACCGTTATGATCCTTCCCGGGGCGTTAACTTTGAAAGCTTTGCCTCCCAGCGCATTCGCGGGGCTATCCTCGATGCCCTGCGCCAATCCCACTGGGCCCCCCGCACCCTGGTGGAAAAGCTGCGCCGGGTGAGCCAGGTGTACCGCCGCCTGGAGCAGGAACAGGGGAGCGAGGTAAGTGATGCAGTGGTGGCGGCGGCGGCAGGGATAACGGTGGATGAGCTCAAGGAACTCTTGGAGCGGGGTTCCCAGATGGCTGTCCTTTCCCTGGAAGACTTTCTTTTTGACCGGGAAGGGGAGGAGGGTTCAACCCGGGGAGAACTGCTGGCCGATCCCCAGAGCCCGGATCCTGCCGGCCGTTATGAGCAGGAGGAACTCCGCCGCGCCCTGATAGAGGGTCTCCAGCATTTAAACGATAAAGATCGCCTGGTCCTCACTCTGTATTATTACGAAGGCTTGACCTTAAAGGAGATCGGCAAAATACTGGGAGTCTCCGAATCCCGGGTCTGCCAGCTCCACGGCCGGGCAATCTTAAACCTACGCCGCTATTTAGCCGATTTTATGTAG